One window of the Desulfobotulus mexicanus genome contains the following:
- the thrH gene encoding bifunctional phosphoserine phosphatase/homoserine phosphotransferase ThrH, translating into MHIICSDLEGVFIPEIWINVAERTGIEELRLTTRDISDYDELMTHRLKVLDTHGLKLQDIQEVIATMEPLPGAADFVHWLREKSQLIVVSDTFLQFAAPLMAKLNQPTLFCHELEVAADGQITAYKLRQKDAKSKTVRALKSLDYTVLAFGDSYNDTGMLKEADFGFFFQPPDNVVADFPQFPVTRDYETLKDHIRKSLGIA; encoded by the coding sequence ATGCATATCATCTGCTCTGATCTGGAAGGCGTATTCATCCCGGAAATATGGATCAACGTGGCCGAGCGCACGGGCATTGAAGAACTGCGCCTCACGACCCGTGATATTTCAGACTATGATGAGCTTATGACCCACAGGCTCAAGGTGCTGGATACCCACGGCCTCAAGCTTCAGGACATACAGGAAGTCATTGCCACCATGGAGCCTCTGCCCGGTGCTGCGGATTTTGTCCACTGGCTCAGGGAAAAAAGTCAGCTCATTGTGGTCTCCGATACCTTTTTACAGTTTGCTGCCCCCCTCATGGCCAAACTCAACCAGCCCACCCTGTTCTGCCATGAACTGGAAGTTGCCGCAGACGGGCAGATAACAGCCTATAAACTGCGCCAGAAAGATGCCAAAAGCAAAACCGTCCGGGCACTTAAAAGTCTGGATTATACGGTTCTGGCCTTTGGTGACTCCTACAATGATACGGGCATGCTCAAGGAAGCGGATTTCGGATTTTTCTTCCAGCCGCCGGACAATGTGGTGGCGGATTTCCCTCAGTTTCCCGTAACCAGAGATTATGAAACCCTGAAAGACCATATCAGAAAATCTCTGGGAATTGCCTGA